Proteins from a single region of Abyssalbus ytuae:
- a CDS encoding arginine decarboxylase, protein MKTKYIDLIDQTYYFPQEEFTLEEDKLRFHGIDLMELVEQYGAPLKFTYLPQISNNIKKAKYWFKKAMEKHQYKGAYQYCYCTKSSHFEHVLSEALKNDIHIETSSAFDIDIVKNLIKEGKLSKDNYVICNGFKRDQYIKNIADLINSSHKKCIPIIDNYEELNLLNEAIHGNYNVGIRIASEEEPKFEFYTSRLGIGYKNIVPFYEREIEENEKVTLKMLHFFINTGIRDTSYYWNELLKCLKVYTELKKVCPTLDSLNIGGGFPIKNSLAFEYDYEYIIDEIINQIKVACEEADVPVPNIFTEFGSFTVGESGGAIYEVLYQKRQNDREKWNMINSSFITTLPDSWAINKRFIMLSINRWFDEYERVLLGGLTCDSDDYYNSEQNMNAIYLPKFNINKPLYIGFFNTGAYQESIGGYGGLQHCLIPSPKHILIDRDEEGNIITKLFSPQQTAEDFLKILGYNE, encoded by the coding sequence ATGAAAACAAAATATATAGATTTAATAGATCAGACTTATTATTTCCCTCAGGAAGAATTTACTTTAGAAGAAGATAAATTAAGATTTCATGGAATAGATTTAATGGAATTGGTAGAACAATACGGAGCACCCTTAAAATTCACCTACCTGCCACAAATATCCAATAACATAAAGAAAGCCAAATATTGGTTTAAAAAAGCCATGGAAAAGCATCAATATAAAGGGGCTTATCAGTATTGCTACTGTACAAAAAGCTCACATTTTGAACATGTGCTTTCCGAAGCACTTAAAAATGATATACATATTGAAACATCCTCGGCATTTGATATCGATATTGTTAAAAACCTTATCAAAGAAGGGAAACTTTCCAAAGATAATTATGTAATATGCAATGGTTTTAAAAGAGACCAGTATATAAAAAACATAGCCGATTTAATTAACAGCAGCCATAAAAAGTGTATTCCCATTATTGATAATTATGAAGAACTCAATCTTCTAAATGAAGCCATTCACGGTAATTACAATGTGGGCATCAGGATTGCCTCGGAGGAAGAACCGAAATTTGAGTTTTATACCAGCCGCCTGGGAATTGGTTATAAAAATATAGTTCCTTTTTATGAAAGGGAAATAGAGGAAAATGAAAAGGTAACCCTTAAAATGCTCCATTTCTTTATCAATACCGGTATAAGGGATACCTCATATTACTGGAATGAATTGCTTAAATGTTTAAAAGTATATACCGAACTAAAAAAGGTTTGCCCTACCCTGGATAGCCTTAACATAGGAGGAGGTTTTCCAATAAAAAATTCTCTTGCGTTTGAATATGACTATGAATATATAATTGATGAAATTATAAACCAGATAAAGGTAGCCTGTGAAGAAGCCGATGTGCCCGTTCCTAATATTTTTACGGAATTCGGGAGCTTTACCGTAGGTGAAAGTGGCGGGGCAATTTATGAAGTGCTCTACCAAAAAAGGCAAAATGACAGGGAAAAGTGGAATATGATTAACTCGTCATTTATAACCACCCTGCCGGATAGCTGGGCTATTAATAAGCGTTTTATAATGCTTTCAATTAACAGGTGGTTTGATGAATACGAAAGGGTTTTATTAGGCGGATTGACCTGCGATAGTGATGATTATTACAATAGTGAACAAAACATGAACGCAATTTATTTGCCTAAATTCAACATTAATAAACCTTTGTATATAGGCTTTTTTAATACAGGAGCTTACCAGGAAAGTATCGGAGGATACGGAGGCCTGCAACACTGTTTAATTCCTTCTCCCAAACATATTTTAATAGACAGGGATGAAGAAGGGAATATAATAACCAAATTATTTTCACCACAGCAAACAGCTGAAGACTTTTTAAAAATTTTAGGTTACAATGAGTAA
- the speB gene encoding agmatinase: protein MSKKTYAGISEKYARLDDAHVVLIPVPYDGTSTWQKGADKGPEAFLDASENMELFDIETRSEPYKKGIYLASPITENSSPEKMVEAVHKTTKNYINQGKFVTVFGGEHSISIGTIRAFNDCFDDLTVVQLDAHADLRPEYQGTKCNHACAVYEASKTTNLIQVGIRSMDVEELENMDENQTYFAHEMVESDDWMNDSIYQMTKNVFITIDLDAFDPSILPSTGTPEPGGLLWYETLQYLKKIFKKKNVVGFDIVELCPSENEKSSDFLAAKLYYKMLAYKFKYTNKQKHTEDDEDE from the coding sequence ATGAGTAAAAAAACTTATGCCGGGATTTCTGAAAAATATGCCCGGTTAGACGATGCACATGTAGTGTTAATACCAGTTCCTTACGACGGAACCAGTACATGGCAAAAAGGAGCCGACAAAGGTCCTGAAGCTTTTTTGGATGCCTCTGAAAATATGGAACTTTTTGATATTGAAACACGATCCGAACCTTATAAAAAAGGAATATATCTTGCTTCTCCTATAACCGAGAACTCTTCTCCGGAAAAAATGGTGGAAGCAGTACATAAAACCACTAAAAATTATATTAACCAGGGGAAGTTTGTTACCGTATTCGGAGGAGAACATTCAATATCTATAGGAACCATACGGGCATTTAATGACTGTTTTGATGACCTTACCGTAGTACAGCTCGATGCACATGCCGATTTAAGGCCCGAATACCAGGGAACCAAATGCAACCATGCATGTGCTGTTTACGAAGCCAGTAAAACAACTAACCTCATTCAGGTAGGTATAAGGAGCATGGATGTTGAAGAACTTGAAAATATGGATGAAAATCAAACCTATTTTGCTCATGAGATGGTTGAAAGTGATGACTGGATGAATGATTCAATTTATCAAATGACTAAAAATGTTTTCATTACAATAGACCTGGATGCTTTTGACCCCTCCATCCTACCCTCAACAGGCACACCCGAACCGGGAGGTTTACTCTGGTATGAAACCCTTCAGTATTTAAAAAAAATATTCAAAAAGAAAAATGTAGTAGGCTTTGATATTGTTGAGTTATGCCCTAGTGAAAATGAAAAATCTTCCGATTTTTTAGCAGCTAAGTTGTATTATAAAATGCTGGCTTATAAATTTAAATATACGAACAAACAAAAACATACAGAAGATGACGAAGACGAATAA
- a CDS encoding deoxyhypusine synthase family protein — translation MTKTNKGPISDFIEKYYLHFNAAALVDAAKAYEEQLDKGAKMMVTLAGAMSTGELGKIFAEMIRQDKVQIISCTGANLEEDIMNLVAHTHYKRVPNYRDLTPKQEWELLEKGLNRVTDTCIPEEEAFRRLQKHIYKIWKDADEKGERYFPHEFMYKMLLSGVLEDYYEIDLKDSWMYAAAEKNIPIVVPGWEDSTMGNIFASYVIKGEIKASTMKSGIEYMTFLADWYAKNSGNGVGFFQIGGGIAGDFPICVVPMLYQDMEMHDVPFWSYFCQISDSTTSYGSYSGAVPNEKITWGKLDIDTPKFIIESDATIVAPLIFAYLLDM, via the coding sequence ATGACGAAGACGAATAAAGGGCCTATATCTGACTTTATAGAAAAGTACTACCTTCATTTTAATGCGGCTGCCCTGGTAGATGCAGCCAAAGCATATGAAGAACAGCTTGATAAAGGAGCTAAAATGATGGTTACCCTGGCAGGAGCAATGAGCACAGGGGAACTGGGCAAGATATTTGCAGAAATGATCCGGCAGGATAAGGTACAGATTATTTCATGTACAGGTGCCAATCTTGAAGAAGACATTATGAATTTAGTGGCTCACACACATTACAAAAGAGTTCCTAATTATCGCGATCTCACCCCAAAACAGGAATGGGAATTACTGGAAAAAGGCCTTAACCGGGTAACAGATACTTGTATTCCCGAAGAAGAAGCCTTTAGGCGTCTTCAAAAACATATATACAAAATATGGAAAGATGCCGATGAAAAAGGAGAAAGATATTTCCCTCATGAATTTATGTACAAAATGTTACTATCCGGGGTACTTGAAGATTATTACGAAATAGATCTCAAAGATTCGTGGATGTATGCAGCAGCCGAAAAAAACATACCTATTGTTGTGCCGGGCTGGGAAGACAGTACCATGGGTAACATTTTTGCTTCCTATGTAATAAAAGGTGAAATTAAAGCTTCGACCATGAAAAGCGGTATAGAGTATATGACATTTCTGGCAGACTGGTATGCCAAAAACTCAGGTAATGGAGTTGGCTTTTTCCAGATAGGTGGCGGTATTGCAGGAGATTTTCCCATATGCGTGGTTCCCATGCTTTATCAGGACATGGAAATGCACGATGTTCCTTTCTGGAGCTATTTTTGTCAAATTTCCGACTCTACAACCAGCTATGGATCGTACTCTGGTGCTGTGCCCAATGAAAAAATAACCTGGGGGAAACTGGATATTGATACTCCCAAGTTCATCATAGAATCTGATGCAACAATTGTTGCCCCATTAATATTTGCATACTTGTTGGATATGTAA
- a CDS encoding SoxR reducing system RseC family protein: MTPAQSNSDVFVHSGVISKIRGNSVIVSLKENVHCESCRAKGVCGVSDSGSKQIEVFNSNDSFMLNENVNIILKKELGFKAVVWAYIIPFFLLFVVMIISSKYYEEWVAGLLALGVLIPYYFVLYFLKDSFRKVFNASIKKT; this comes from the coding sequence ATGACCCCAGCACAATCAAATAGCGACGTTTTTGTTCACTCCGGAGTGATCTCCAAAATAAGAGGCAATTCGGTAATTGTCTCCCTCAAAGAGAATGTGCATTGTGAGTCATGCCGGGCTAAAGGAGTTTGCGGCGTATCCGATTCAGGCTCAAAACAAATTGAAGTCTTTAATTCTAATGATTCATTTATGCTCAACGAAAATGTAAATATAATTTTAAAGAAAGAATTGGGCTTTAAAGCAGTAGTCTGGGCATATATTATTCCTTTCTTTTTACTTTTTGTTGTAATGATAATCTCGTCAAAATATTATGAAGAATGGGTGGCAGGATTATTGGCATTAGGAGTATTGATTCCTTATTATTTTGTTCTTTACTTCCTGAAAGATTCATTCCGTAAAGTCTTTAATGCCAGTATTAAAAAAACATAA
- a CDS encoding Fe-S cluster domain-containing protein produces the protein MTESILNSVLLLSSLGTTSAIVLFVVSKKFHVYENPLIGDIEEILPAANCGGCGSPGCKAFAEKLVNSEDISELFCPVGGNEVMKLVAEKLGKEVAEKDPTVAVVRCQGSCEVRPKTTEYQGPKSCAISSLIYSGETDCQYGCLGDGDCVAACQFDAMYMDETTGLPVVITDKCTSCGACVDACPRDIIEMRPKHKRDLKVFIGCLNEDKGGIAKKACSVACIGCSKCVDACPKDAITMNNNLAYIDPVLCTLCRKCVPVCPTNSIIETNFPPRKEKKVEAAPAAKVESITPRTNA, from the coding sequence ATGACAGAATCAATTTTAAATAGTGTTCTTTTACTAAGTTCCCTGGGTACTACATCGGCCATAGTGTTGTTCGTCGTATCAAAGAAATTTCATGTTTATGAAAATCCTTTAATAGGCGATATTGAAGAAATATTACCGGCAGCAAACTGTGGAGGATGTGGTTCACCGGGATGTAAAGCTTTTGCAGAAAAGCTAGTAAACAGTGAAGATATTTCTGAACTTTTTTGTCCGGTGGGAGGAAATGAAGTCATGAAACTTGTGGCAGAAAAGTTAGGTAAAGAAGTAGCAGAGAAAGATCCTACCGTAGCAGTTGTAAGATGTCAGGGAAGTTGTGAAGTAAGGCCAAAAACAACCGAATACCAGGGACCCAAATCGTGTGCAATATCATCATTAATATATAGTGGTGAAACCGATTGCCAATACGGTTGTTTGGGGGATGGCGATTGTGTGGCCGCCTGTCAGTTTGATGCCATGTATATGGATGAAACCACAGGTTTGCCGGTAGTCATAACAGATAAATGTACCTCATGCGGGGCCTGTGTAGACGCTTGCCCGAGAGACATTATCGAAATGAGGCCAAAACATAAAAGAGACTTAAAAGTTTTTATAGGATGCCTTAATGAAGATAAAGGCGGTATTGCTAAAAAAGCCTGCTCGGTAGCATGTATAGGTTGTTCTAAATGTGTAGATGCCTGTCCTAAAGATGCTATTACCATGAATAACAATCTGGCTTATATAGATCCGGTTTTATGTACCCTCTGCAGAAAATGTGTTCCGGTATGTCCTACCAATTCTATTATTGAAACGAATTTCCCGCCCAGAAAAGAAAAAAAGGTTGAAGCAGCACCAGCAGCAAAAGTTGAATCCATAACTCCAAGAACCAATGCTTAA
- the rsxC gene encoding electron transport complex subunit RsxC produces MLKTFPKGGVHPPENKITFNKQIKRMSLPKAVYVPISQHIGIPSEIVVEVKEKVEKGQVIAKSGGYVSSNIHSPVAGVVTKLDKIIDTSGYKKQCIVIRTDLKDESNLEEKEYLLKKEITSPPHEILQRITDYGIVGLGGATFPSHVKLNIKEGKKIDYLILNGVECEPYLTADHRLMLEKAEEIIVGIKILKYALNIDKAIIGIENNKTDAIDRLKRLTKEEKGIQVAALQVKYPQGSEKQLVKALIKREVPKNGLPLDVGVIVHNVGTIFAIYQAIQHNIPLTERVVTVTGKKLENPSNFWVKIGTPISDLINEVGGLPEGTRKILNGGPMMGKAIKNTDVPVTKGTSGIVIIHEEEASRGEPQNCIRCGECVSVCPMGLEPHLLMNLTEKGMYEKAAYEDILTCIECGSCSYVCPSNRPLLDYIRFGKSIVKKLETAKN; encoded by the coding sequence ATGCTTAAAACATTTCCTAAGGGAGGTGTTCATCCTCCTGAAAATAAAATAACCTTTAATAAGCAAATAAAAAGAATGTCCCTGCCCAAGGCAGTGTATGTTCCTATTTCTCAACATATAGGAATCCCCTCAGAAATAGTTGTAGAAGTAAAAGAGAAAGTTGAAAAAGGCCAGGTCATAGCAAAATCAGGAGGGTATGTTTCGTCCAATATACATTCACCTGTAGCAGGCGTGGTAACAAAACTTGACAAAATAATAGATACCAGCGGTTACAAAAAACAATGTATTGTGATAAGAACCGATCTTAAAGACGAATCAAACCTGGAAGAAAAAGAATATTTGCTAAAAAAAGAAATAACCTCACCACCTCATGAAATACTGCAACGCATTACTGATTATGGAATTGTAGGGTTAGGCGGAGCTACTTTTCCATCACATGTTAAACTCAATATAAAAGAAGGAAAAAAGATTGATTATTTGATTTTGAACGGAGTTGAATGTGAACCTTACCTTACTGCAGACCACAGGTTAATGCTGGAAAAAGCAGAAGAAATAATAGTAGGTATTAAAATCTTAAAATATGCCTTGAATATTGATAAGGCTATAATTGGCATAGAGAATAATAAAACTGATGCTATAGACAGGTTAAAGAGGTTAACCAAGGAAGAAAAAGGTATTCAGGTAGCCGCCCTGCAGGTAAAATATCCCCAGGGAAGTGAAAAACAACTGGTAAAAGCTTTGATAAAACGGGAAGTCCCTAAAAACGGATTACCTCTTGATGTTGGGGTAATTGTGCATAATGTAGGAACCATTTTTGCTATTTACCAGGCTATACAACACAATATACCCCTAACAGAGCGTGTAGTAACCGTTACCGGTAAAAAACTGGAAAACCCTTCTAATTTTTGGGTAAAAATAGGGACTCCGATTAGTGATTTGATTAATGAAGTAGGAGGTTTGCCCGAAGGCACCCGTAAAATTTTAAATGGAGGGCCTATGATGGGGAAAGCTATCAAAAACACCGATGTGCCTGTAACCAAAGGAACCTCGGGGATTGTGATCATTCATGAAGAAGAAGCCAGCCGGGGCGAACCTCAAAATTGCATAAGGTGTGGTGAATGTGTATCAGTATGCCCCATGGGTTTAGAGCCTCACTTATTAATGAATTTAACCGAAAAAGGAATGTATGAAAAGGCTGCATATGAAGATATACTTACATGTATCGAATGTGGCTCGTGTAGCTATGTGTGTCCTTCCAACAGGCCTTTATTAGATTATATAAGATTTGGAAAAAGTATTGTTAAAAAGTTAGAAACAGCCAAAAATTAA
- a CDS encoding RnfABCDGE type electron transport complex subunit D, whose amino-acid sequence MNNPKIIVSASPHVHSDRTSKKIMYDVVFALIPAFLISLYVFGIGAFVLTLVAVISCLLFEYLIQKYILKTNVTIGDGSALITGILLAFNLPSSLPLWMVVVGSFVAIGIAKLSFGGLGYNIFNPALIGRVFLLVSFPVQMTMWPTAFENNTTIVDAISGATPLGAIKEGLMFGETMTQISSKLPSNTDMLLGFTGGSLGEMSAIALILGGLFLIIRKVITWHIPVIMLATIGIMTGIFWIVDPEQYATPLLHLLSGGAILGAFFMATDLVTSPVTKKGMVVFAIGIGIITGVIRLFGSYPEGVSFAILIMNAFVPLINTYFKPRRFGAKIKSKIV is encoded by the coding sequence ATGAACAATCCCAAAATAATAGTATCAGCTTCACCTCATGTTCATTCTGACAGAACCTCAAAAAAAATAATGTACGATGTGGTTTTTGCTCTCATTCCGGCCTTTTTAATTTCTTTATATGTATTTGGAATAGGAGCATTTGTTTTAACCTTAGTTGCGGTTATTTCCTGTTTATTATTTGAATATTTAATTCAGAAGTATATTTTAAAAACCAATGTAACCATAGGAGATGGTTCAGCATTAATAACCGGAATTTTACTGGCTTTTAATCTGCCATCCTCCCTCCCGCTCTGGATGGTTGTGGTAGGTAGTTTTGTAGCCATAGGCATTGCTAAACTTTCGTTTGGAGGATTAGGCTATAACATTTTTAATCCGGCTCTTATTGGCCGGGTTTTTTTATTAGTCTCTTTTCCTGTACAAATGACCATGTGGCCAACAGCCTTCGAAAATAATACTACTATTGTAGATGCAATATCCGGTGCCACTCCCCTGGGAGCAATAAAAGAAGGACTTATGTTTGGAGAAACAATGACACAAATAAGCTCTAAACTCCCTTCAAATACCGATATGCTGTTAGGGTTTACCGGGGGATCGCTGGGTGAAATGTCAGCCATTGCCCTGATATTAGGAGGTTTGTTTTTAATAATAAGAAAAGTTATTACGTGGCATATTCCGGTAATAATGCTGGCTACCATAGGCATAATGACCGGTATTTTTTGGATCGTTGATCCCGAACAATATGCAACCCCCCTGCTTCACTTACTCTCCGGGGGTGCAATTTTAGGTGCCTTCTTTATGGCAACAGATTTGGTTACCAGCCCGGTTACAAAAAAAGGTATGGTAGTATTTGCCATAGGGATAGGTATAATAACAGGGGTTATACGGCTTTTCGGGTCATATCCCGAGGGCGTATCATTTGCCATATTAATAATGAATGCTTTTGTTCCGCTTATAAATACATATTTTAAACCCAGAAGGTTCGGAGCAAAGATTAAATCTAAAATTGTATAG
- a CDS encoding RnfABCDGE type electron transport complex subunit G, translated as MSKKESTFFNMVISLLVITLVSGFSLGFVNDLTLEPKAKAKLAQKVNALQSVLPEFDNDPIADVIRFKVAQVADSVEVYPAFKNKEFVGAAVIGSSERGYNGLVKIMVGFKPDGSIKNIIVLEQKETPGLGTKMKSENFLQQFRDKNPSGFKLKVKKDGGDVDALTGATITTRAFTESAQMAYDEFMNNMAIITKPD; from the coding sequence ATGAGCAAGAAAGAATCTACTTTTTTTAATATGGTTATATCCTTGCTGGTCATAACATTGGTATCCGGATTTTCTCTGGGTTTTGTCAATGATTTAACCCTGGAACCCAAAGCCAAAGCTAAACTTGCACAAAAGGTGAATGCCCTGCAATCGGTTTTACCTGAATTTGATAATGATCCTATTGCTGATGTGATCCGGTTTAAAGTTGCGCAAGTGGCAGACAGTGTAGAAGTTTATCCTGCATTTAAAAATAAAGAATTTGTAGGTGCTGCCGTAATAGGAAGCTCTGAAAGAGGCTATAACGGATTGGTTAAAATAATGGTAGGTTTTAAACCGGACGGTAGTATTAAGAACATCATCGTTCTCGAACAAAAGGAAACCCCCGGTTTAGGCACCAAAATGAAAAGTGAAAATTTTTTACAACAATTCAGGGATAAAAACCCTTCCGGTTTTAAATTGAAAGTTAAAAAAGATGGCGGAGATGTAGATGCCCTTACCGGTGCTACCATAACTACACGGGCTTTTACAGAATCGGCTCAAATGGCATACGATGAATTTATGAATAATATGGCAATAATAACAAAGCCAGACTAA
- a CDS encoding RnfABCDGE type electron transport complex subunit E → MATTINQKQNFLKGIIKENPVFVMLLGMCPTLGVTSSAFNGLGMGIATLFVLLMSNIVVSLVKSQIPAKVRIPAFIIIIASFVTVVEMVLEAFIPFLYEQLGIFIPLIVVNCLILGRAEAFASKNTLLSSILDALGMGLGFVIALTVLGAVREILGNGSFFDMKFIPENYNTFILFILPPGAFIALAYLTVIFNKITMKIN, encoded by the coding sequence ATGGCGACTACAATTAATCAGAAACAAAACTTTTTAAAAGGTATTATAAAAGAAAATCCGGTTTTTGTAATGCTGTTGGGTATGTGCCCTACTTTAGGCGTCACATCATCTGCATTTAACGGATTAGGAATGGGAATAGCCACTTTATTTGTATTACTCATGTCAAACATTGTGGTATCGCTCGTTAAATCCCAGATTCCTGCCAAAGTACGTATTCCGGCCTTTATAATCATCATAGCATCTTTTGTAACGGTAGTAGAAATGGTTCTGGAAGCTTTCATTCCTTTTTTATATGAGCAATTAGGTATTTTTATCCCTCTTATTGTGGTAAACTGCTTAATATTGGGGAGAGCTGAAGCATTCGCTTCAAAAAATACCCTGTTATCTTCAATCCTGGATGCCTTGGGAATGGGATTAGGATTTGTAATAGCGTTGACAGTATTAGGTGCTGTGCGTGAAATATTAGGAAACGGAAGTTTTTTTGATATGAAATTCATTCCTGAAAACTATAATACCTTTATATTGTTTATCCTCCCTCCCGGTGCATTCATAGCCCTGGCTTACTTAACAGTTATTTTTAATAAAATAACCATGAAAATCAATTAA
- a CDS encoding electron transport complex protein RnfA: MEYILILIAAVFVNNIVLSQFLGICPFLGVSNKVSTSVGMAGAVLFVMTIATTVTYLLHEYVLVPSGLDYLRTITFILVIAALVQMVEIVIKKVSPPLYQALGVFLPLITTNCAVLGVAILALGLDNGNLLKAVFFAISNSIGFSLALILFASIREYLELANIPEGMKGVPINLLVAGLLSLAFLGFAGLV, from the coding sequence ATGGAATACATTTTAATACTCATAGCCGCTGTTTTTGTTAACAATATTGTACTATCTCAATTTCTTGGTATTTGTCCGTTTCTTGGGGTGTCAAACAAAGTTTCTACTTCAGTCGGCATGGCCGGGGCAGTATTGTTTGTAATGACAATTGCTACTACGGTAACCTATTTATTACATGAATATGTTTTAGTACCAAGCGGATTGGATTACTTAAGAACCATCACCTTTATTCTGGTAATAGCTGCCCTGGTGCAAATGGTAGAAATAGTTATAAAAAAGGTAAGTCCGCCGCTTTATCAGGCATTGGGGGTATTCTTGCCGTTAATTACCACAAACTGTGCAGTTTTAGGTGTAGCCATTTTAGCCCTGGGGTTGGATAATGGTAATTTACTAAAAGCTGTATTTTTTGCTATTTCCAATTCTATAGGATTCTCCCTGGCTTTAATTCTTTTTGCCAGCATACGGGAGTATCTGGAACTTGCTAATATACCTGAAGGAATGAAAGGTGTCCCTATTAATCTGTTGGTAGCAGGATTATTATCTTTAGCCTTTTTAGGGTTTGCAGGGTTAGTTTAA
- a CDS encoding GNAT family N-acetyltransferase, with product MIQISTDKKKLDIDLIHKYLSKESYWAKGRDIEIVKRSIDNSLCFGLYISNKQIGFARVVSDYSVFAWIMDVFILKNYRGKGYGKKLMKVIMTHKKLQNLQRWGLGTDDAHGLYEQFGFKLLSKPENMMEIKLK from the coding sequence ATGATTCAAATATCTACAGATAAGAAAAAATTAGACATTGATTTAATACACAAATATTTATCCAAAGAATCTTATTGGGCAAAAGGCAGGGATATTGAGATTGTGAAACGGTCAATTGATAATTCTCTTTGTTTTGGTTTATATATTTCCAATAAACAAATTGGATTTGCAAGGGTAGTCTCCGATTATTCCGTTTTCGCCTGGATAATGGATGTTTTTATTCTTAAAAATTATAGAGGGAAAGGATATGGTAAAAAGTTGATGAAGGTAATAATGACGCATAAGAAGCTGCAAAATCTTCAGCGTTGGGGACTTGGGACAGATGATGCACATGGACTTTATGAACAATTCGGATTTAAACTGTTGAGTAAGCCAGAAAACATGATGGAGATTAAGTTAAAATGA